The following are encoded together in the Clostridium sp. BJN0013 genome:
- a CDS encoding folylpolyglutamate synthase/dihydrofolate synthase family protein, which produces MNYEDTLQYINNIAKFGVNLGLERTEKILELLDNPHKKIRTIHVAGTNGKGSITVMISKILMESGFKVGMYTSPYLEEFEERIQINGQNISHDDLSRVVTKVSKVVDRVLELGYDNPTEFEIITCAMFYYFWEKKVQIAVIEVGLGGRFDSTNVMLPFSKEYQGGVMASVIASISYDHMNILGDTLEKIAYEKAGIIKKGIPVILYPQPESVEKVISKICQEKGSELIRVPLNCCHFMGENKINNKSREYMQHIKVYTKKSNYDIKLSLLGKHQLLNCAVALFTLEQLSRYGILMDKSVISRALGNVSWKGRLEVMGKNPLVVIDGAHNIQGISMLKKNLCSYFQYNHMILILGILADKEVDTMVKTIVPIAERVIAVTPKDKRGEKANKLKTIIEKYNSNCEDFDDYEEAYRKALSYCSKEDLILVCGSLYVVGDMRKIIK; this is translated from the coding sequence ATGAATTATGAAGACACATTGCAGTATATAAACAATATTGCTAAATTTGGGGTGAATTTAGGTCTTGAAAGAACGGAAAAAATACTGGAACTTTTGGATAATCCACATAAAAAAATAAGAACTATACATGTGGCAGGAACCAATGGAAAGGGCTCTATTACAGTGATGATTAGCAAGATATTAATGGAGTCCGGATTTAAGGTAGGTATGTATACTTCTCCTTATTTGGAGGAATTTGAAGAAAGAATTCAAATAAACGGGCAAAATATATCTCATGATGATTTAAGCAGAGTAGTTACCAAAGTATCAAAAGTTGTAGATAGAGTTTTAGAACTTGGCTATGATAATCCTACGGAATTTGAAATAATTACCTGTGCTATGTTTTATTATTTTTGGGAGAAAAAAGTGCAGATAGCAGTAATTGAAGTAGGATTGGGAGGAAGATTTGATTCCACCAATGTTATGCTTCCTTTTTCCAAAGAGTATCAAGGGGGAGTTATGGCAAGTGTAATTGCTTCCATAAGTTATGATCATATGAATATACTGGGAGATACTCTAGAAAAAATAGCTTATGAAAAAGCGGGAATAATCAAAAAAGGTATTCCCGTTATACTTTATCCTCAGCCAGAATCCGTTGAGAAAGTTATATCAAAGATATGTCAGGAAAAGGGTAGTGAACTTATAAGAGTTCCTTTAAATTGTTGTCATTTTATGGGCGAAAATAAAATTAATAATAAAAGCAGAGAATACATGCAGCACATTAAAGTATATACCAAGAAATCTAATTATGATATTAAGTTATCTCTTTTAGGTAAACATCAACTGTTAAATTGTGCTGTAGCTTTATTTACTTTAGAGCAATTATCTAGATATGGCATTTTGATGGATAAATCTGTAATATCAAGAGCATTAGGCAATGTAAGCTGGAAGGGAAGACTTGAAGTTATGGGTAAAAATCCATTGGTAGTAATAGATGGAGCCCACAACATACAGGGGATTTCAATGCTTAAGAAAAATCTATGCAGCTATTTTCAGTATAATCATATGATTTTAATACTTGGTATACTGGCAGATAAAGAAGTGGATACAATGGTAAAGACCATTGTGCCTATTGCAGAAAGAGTTATAGCAGTTACTCCTAAAGATAAAAGAGGAGAGAAAGCCAATAAACTGAAAACTATAATAGAAAAGTATAATTCTAATTGTGAAGATTTTGATGATTATGAGGAAGCCTATAGAAAAGCACTTTCTTATTGCAGTAAAGAGGATTTAATTCTGGTGTGTGGTTCGTTGTATGTGGTGGGGGATATGAGAAAGATTATCAAATAA
- a CDS encoding TIGR03905 family TSCPD domain-containing protein produces the protein MYSYITKEVCSRQINFDISNNKIKNANFIGGCNGNLQGISRLVEGMDLNEAITKLQGISCNGKGTSCPDQLATALKEFIVIN, from the coding sequence ATGTACAGTTATATAACAAAAGAAGTATGTTCAAGACAAATAAATTTTGATATATCTAATAATAAAATTAAAAATGCAAATTTTATAGGAGGATGTAATGGTAACCTTCAAGGAATATCCCGATTAGTGGAGGGAATGGATTTAAATGAAGCCATAACAAAACTACAGGGTATTTCTTGCAACGGAAAAGGTACTTCCTGTCCTGATCAACTGGCAACTGCACTTAAAGAATTTATTGTGATAAATTAG